A stretch of DNA from Puniceicoccaceae bacterium:
CGAGAGCCTGAAATTGAGTTGCTGGCGTAATAACCACGGTCGCCTTCCGTATTTACCTCAAAAGGAGACAATTCGTAGACGTCCTCCTCGTCGTTTTGGGTCTCCTGCGCATAGGAGAGCAATCCACACATGCCCATGAGCGAGCATGCAAGAATGCTGTTCTTCAGTATTCGTTGAGTCATTTGTTTTTCGTTAGGGGGCTCAGGGTATAGTTCCCGGCAGAAGACAGGTTCAACCGGAAAACGGTTTGAGTTTTGTCCACACAACATGTGCAGCAGGAGAATTTCTGTCAACTTTTATTTGCATTCTTTTTCATTCTACGGAAAATTTTTGCAATTCATTCATACTCACCTCTCTTTGCCTTATTCCATGCGGTTCTAAGATTGTTTTCTGCCTTTATTTAAGGCAAATTCATTCAATCTATTCCCACATTATCGCACACAATTTCACTTATCACCCTCAAAACACAAATCCTACATCATCAACTCTTCATTTGTTTCATTAGACTTGCTCATAACCCCTATTGCCTGCAAAATTATCAGCACATCCTCGACAATCGGGCTTGATTCACTATGTTGAATTCCAGAACAATGCATCTACGAGTACGACCGCCCAAGAAGTCGCTTTGCAACAGGATCTTCGGTTCATCGATCCGATCCCTATCGCATTCTCACTCCACTTGATCTCTCAAACCTGCTTCCTCCGATGCATCACGATCCTCTCCTTGATGTGCTAAGCTCCGATCTGGAGTCTACGCTGATCCTCAGTTCCACCCTCGAAATCCAGCGTCTGCCCGAGTCGGCCCGTGTGCTTTTTGATCTTTTTTTTCCAGACTCCCAGCACAGTGGAACTCGCCTGCCTTTTCCCTTGCATTGCTGGATCATTGACCAGCTGCAGCACCAACGAACCTCCCATCAGGGAAAGCCGTTTAAGTCTGCCACTACCTTTTCCCAACACGGTCGCATCCTGATCGCCATCCTCTTCCAGTACCCTAAAGTGCCCGGTTTTCGCCTGTATCTCGAAGAGGACCCAACTGCCAGGGAGGTCTACGAATCCATCTGTTCCCAACTCACACGGCGTCAACTGGAAATGTACCACCTGATCAAGGAGGGGGAGCGTGACATTCGAACCATTGCCCAAAAGATGGGAATCTCCGTGCGCACGGCAGAGGGTCACAAGATGAACCTGCAACGCATTCTGCCACGTTTGTAAACACAGCCCATTCAGCTAAAAATGGGTTCGCACGCTCACGAAGAAACTCCGAGGTGAGCGTGGTCCGTAAAAGTATCCCGCATCCCGTTCAGCTCCACTGCTCAGATCCTTCTGGCGTTCATCCCAAAGGTTGCGCACCCCAAAACCAAGATCAATGTGGGCCGCCCTCTCGCCTTCTCCGAGCGCGATGTGTTTGGTAAAGGACAAGTCCATCACCCAAAATGGATCGGTTGCTTGATTTACCCATGCTTCCGTCTCGTTTACGGCAATCATCGACCCTGTATAGCGTACTCCGAGAAAAACGTCCAACAAGGCTTCGTTCAGATAGGAAAACTGCAGCCTGCCGGTCCATCGCGGAGCTTCGGTAAAGCGGCGCTCAAAAACTCCATCCAGAATCTCGGCAGGCTCTTCAAAGCGGGCATCATTCAAAGCAACACCTGCTTCCACACTGAAATGCGGCAGAAAGCGATAGCGCATGTTGAGTTCCGTTCCCTGAACAACCGCTCCACCCGCATTCACACGCTCCTTAAAAGCCAGTCCGTCCGCATCGATGAAAACGAGATCTGGAACATGAAACACATCCGAGATCTCAGTGCGGTACAGTTCCAGATCCACTTGCAACTGATTCTCCGCAAAAGCGGGAGTCCACACAAATCCCGTAGCGTATGAGACCGAGCGCTCCTCCTTCAACCCCGCTCCATTGCGCACCCTCGTGGGATCCTCAAGGATTTCAATGTGAAAATCTTCGTCAAAAATCTCCGGTGCACGAAATCCCGTCGACACCGACGCGCGCAGCGTCAGTGCTTCTGTTGCGGTCAAGCGAACTGCCGCCCGCGGAGACCAAACCCAATCCGCCAGCTGTGAGTGCTTGTCGCTCCGCAGCCCGAGGATGAGCGTCCAGTCCGCACTGGGATCCCATTCGTCCTGCAAAAATACACCCAGGTTGTCAAAAACGTCGTCAGCAATTGCATCTTCACCCGAAAAAGCGGCCACCGTGCCGTCACTGCGCAGCGGCTGTCCGAGATGATTCCTTTTTTCATCAAATACCGCATCCCGTTGATACTGGACGCCAAAGGAGAGCGTATGACGCGGTAACTGCAAGGTACCCAGCGAGTCCAGATACAGTCGCTCGCTGCGCGTCATTCCATAGAGCATCTTGGCCTGCTCCACTGCCGCCAGGTATTCCTGCTCGTCATAGCCTGCACTGCCCGGTAAGGCAACTGACCCCACTCCCCCGTAGTAGCTGTCGCGCTCGACATCCGACAAGGAAGCTCCGACTTTGTAACGAAAGTGCTCACTCAGTTCCTGGTCCCAGAATACACCGCCCCGATGCCAGCGGTGCTCAAGTGCCTCCGTGATCTGAGTCTCATGCGGCGCGAGATCGAAGCGATCTCCACTGCGGCGCTCCTCCCAAGTGTAGGCGTAATTCACCCGGATGCGTCCAGTCGACGTAGGGTAGACCCAAAAATGGGTGCCAACCGAATAGTAGTCTTTTTCCGTAATGTCAGTAAACCCATCCCCATTCAGATCCACCGCATCGCTCTTTCGCACATCACCATACACGGTACCCGCATGCTGGCGGAATCCTGCGAACCAGTCCTTCTTCCCTGCCACGAGCATTGACGACGCCCCATCCACCTGCTCAAAGGTTGCCGAAATATCCACCCCATTCACAAAGGGTTCTTGCGGAATCAGGTTGATCACACCCGCAACCGCCCCTGCACCATAGAGCGATGACGCACCTCCCTTGACCACCTCAATACGCTCGATGAACGAGGTTGAAATGTGCTCGAGTCCGTAGACCGCTGCCAGACCTGAAAACAATGGTTGTCCATCAAACAAAAGCCGGTTGTAGCCAGCGCCAAGCCCGAGGAGTTTCACTTCTGTGGTGCCACAGTTCTGGCAATTGGCTTCCACCCTGGCACCCGGCAAGTAGTCGAGAGCAGTGGCAATATCGCCAGCGTTGAAGGTGAAAAACAAGTCTGCGCCCAGCACTTCCATCTTCACGGGCAGATCCAACAGACTTCGCTCCGTGCGCGTCGCCGTCGACACCACCTGATACGCATCGAGCGTAAGAATCGCATCGCCGTCGTTGGCAAAAGCAGGAGAGCTAACGCACGCACCCAGTAGGAATACCAGCAGGTGTGAGCGACAAAAGAGTGAATTTGGTCTGGATCGCATAGGTAGGTTGAACATGAAAACATATCATGTAGCTTGAGCTACAATCAAAAGATGTAGCCTTGGCTACAAATAATAATTGTTAACAGTGAAAATTCACAGGGACGCGCATTTCAATCCATGAATGAGCCATTCCAGCCCAAATCCTTAACACGTAAGACCCATAAAGCCTGTGGCAGTAGACAGCTCGAAGCTGCAATCACTGGGACTTGCAGTGCTGGTCTGCCTCTACATTCAACCCAGGCACCTTCAATTCACCGCATCCGAGTCATCGGAATCCCCAAGAATCGTGCGAAACTGCTCCGATTTCCCCGATATCAGGTCCTCCAACGTATAGCGTTCAAGTACCCTAAAAAACATGTCCGCCGCTTCGTCGAGCACCCGCTTCAGGTTGCAGGAGGGACGCAAGCGACACGACACTCCACGGTGCTGGCAATCGATCACACGATCATCCGATTCCCCAAGACGCACCACCTCACCCACATTGATCCGTCCAGGTTCCCGTGCCAGAGTGAAGCCTCCACCACTTCCTTTCTGCGTATGCAGATAACCCGCCTTTCCCAGGCGATGCACAACCTTGACCAGGTGATTGCGCGAGATACCGTGAGCGCTCGCAACTTCATCCACAGTGGTACGCACATTACCTCTCACCGCAGCGTGCATGAGCACGCGCAGCGCAAAATCAGATTGAAGGCTGAGTTTCATTTCTAGCATTCCAACATGACTGCTTTTGAAATGCATTCAATTTTTAAATATGTATTTTTAATGCATATTTGAATTGCGTTGAAATCACTTCTACAACACGCTCCCCAAAAAACCATCTTTCATCATGTCTGAAATCAACGAACAATCTACAGTTGCAGCTTGGGTTCGCGCCATGCCTATCCGTGCTGGCATCTTCGAGAATCTGGGCATCGACTATTGCTGCGGTGGCAAAAAGCCGCTGGCCGATGTCTGCGCCCGCAAAGGTCTTGACGTCAAAACAGTCGTTTCGATGCTCAAGGCGCTCGATGCAGTCTCGGATTCCGAGGGCATCGACGTCGAACAACTTTCGCTGCGCGAACTCTGTGATCACATTGAACGCCAACACCATGACTGGTTGAGGCAGGAGCTTCCACGCCTCGATTTCATGACCGAGAAGGTGGCGCGCGTTCACGGTGACAGCGAGCCACGGCTAGTCGAGATCCGCAAAGTCTTCGAGTCGTTTGGTCCGGACCTCGTCGAACACACCGTTGAGGAGGAATCCAGTGTGTTCCCGCTGATTCGCAAACTGGAGTCCAATCCAGGCGAAGCGAAAATCATCGCGGAGAACCTGCGCAGTGCCATTCAGAAGCTTGAAGCGGAACACGACCAGGCTGGCTCGGCACTCGAGCGTTTCTCCGAACTGACGGATCGCTACCAGCCTCCCGAGTGGGCCTGCAACACCTTCCGCGCACTCTACGACACGCTCGAGCGACTCGAACGCAACATGCACCAGCATGTGCACAAGGAAAACAACATCCTGTTTCCCGCCGCACTTGCGATGGCAGCGAATCGCTGACCGACCGTCTCACATTGACTCACCATCAATTCTCAATCCGGAATCGCTTCAAACATGAAGGTATCCCGTCCAGAAACACCACCTGACGCACAGCCATTGATCTATTCCTGCTCGGGATGTTCCAGTGCGGCCCAGTTGGCCAATCACCTCGCCGTGCGCATGGATCGATTGGGTGAGGCCGAAATGTCGTGCATCGCCGGCCTCGGGGGTGACGTGAAACCTTTGGTGAGAACAGCATTGCGTGCAGTCGAATCGGGCCGACCCATTGTCATGATCGATGGATGCGCACTCAAATGCGGCCATCACATCCTGGCGCGCCACGGCATCACCGCTGACCTGCACTGGGATCTCGGAAAGAAAAAGGTCAGAAAGGAGAAACACGTCGATTTTGACCCTTCGCAGGCGAAGGAACTCGAAATCGAACTGCAACAGAGCATGCAAACCATCAAGCGTTTGTCCGATGAACCCTCTCAAGTCTAAATTCCCAAACACGATCACAACTCCGCCGTTCAGCGGAACCGCCCGCTCGGTGATTGACACTTCCCAATGGTTTTCCATTGCGACAACGGGTGCCCAGGGTCCTCACCTCGCAGCATGCTGGACACGCAACATTCTCGCCCTCGGGTATTCGGACCAGACCATTTCCATTCCGGTTTGGCGTTTGCAGCAAACGGAACGAAATTTGACCAAGGATCCCCGTATGCAATTACTCTTTGTTTCGTCAAAAGTGGTGCGTGCTGCGGGTCCCGGGCAGGGTCTGACCGTTTCCGGAACGGGAACCATTCACCGGGCAGGTCCGCTTTTTGAAGAAGCACGGCAAACCCTTCAATGGATTCACGGAGTTCTGATGCTTTCGATTCATTCGTGGAATCTGCATTTGCCCTAGTTTCTCTGCCGAGAAAACCCACTCCAAACACCAAACTCTAAGCATCCATCATGAAACTCATTGAACCCGCAATCCCCGAATACGGACTGGCATTACCGGAAGAACATCCGGTGCGAATCTACCTCGAGGAAAACGCTCACCTGGGTCGACTGCTCGACGAGTTGGAACCTGTGGATCCGCTCTCCGACTACCAGTTGGTCTACAATCTTTTCAATCAGGTCGCTTGCGTCGACATCCGTTACACGCGCAAGGAGAACCAGCTCTTTCCCTACCTGGAAAAACGCGGCTGGTATGGCCCCAGCCAGGGCATGTGGTCCTTTCAGGATGAAAACCGCAAACTGATCAAACAGGTGCGCCGTCGTCTCGAAAGTGGCAAGCTCGACCACTTGCACGCTGAGATTCGCACCATGATCGCAGAGCTGCGCCGCATGAGGGAGATCGAAGAGAGTCGGCTATTTCCGCTCGCCTTGGAAATCCTGCTTCCCGAGGACTGGGAAGCAATGAAGCATGGCGAGTCCGAAATTGGCTGGATGCACCGGACTGCTGATGCTTCCTCTGTTGAAACCGCGCCGACACCCGTGCAGGCCCTTGCTGAAGGCATTTTGCGCATGAACGAGGGAACGATGACGCTTGAGCAGATCAACCTGATGCTGCAGTTCATTCCTTTTGATCTCACCTATGTCGATGAGAATGACCGTGTGCTCTTCTACAACCGCGGAGAGGACCGCGTCTTCCCACGCAGTGCAGGTGTGATCGGTCGTGAGGTCCGGTTTTGTCACCCTCCCAAAAGTGTTGGCACAGTGCTGGAAATTCTCGATGCGTTTCGCGCGGGCAACAAGGATGAGGCTGAATTCTGGATCCGTTTCAAGGGTCGCATGGTTCACATTCGCTACTTTGCCATTCGCGACGCAGTTGGAACATACCGTGGTGTCATCGAAGTTTCGCAGGATATCACGGATATTCAAAAGCTTGAGGGTGAAAAACGCTTGTTGGATTGGGACTGATGCCCTAACGCATGCTTCATGAGTTCGCATCTCCAGTCTTCACCTGTCCCTTCTCAAGTGGCCCCACAGATTCACTCCGTTCAGGTTGGGCGCATTCAGCCATTCACTCGCAAGGGCACGAGCAGTGCGATTGCAAAGCACCAGATCGAAGGTCGTGTTCGCGTGCAAATGCTCGGCCTCTCAGGTGACGAACAAGCGGACAAGAAGGTCCACGGTGGACCCGACAAGGCCATACACGCGTACCCTCTGGAGCACTATGCGTTCTGGAACGCAGATCTGCTGAAAGATCACGTCCTGCTGCAGAAACCCGGTGCTTTTGGAGAAAATCTGACGACGCGCGGCCTGACCGAACAGAACATTTGCATCGGCGACCGCTGGAGCATTGGAACCGTGCTACTCGAAGTTTCCCAGGGACGCCAACCGTGCTGGAAACTGGATGATCGTTTCTCAGTCAAAGGCCTGTGTCGGCGCGTTCAGGACACCCGCCTGACCGGCTGGTATTTTCGCGTAATCGAACCCGGCGTTCTGCAGGCTGGTGAGGAGATAACACTGCAAGCTCGCCCCTACCCCGAATGGAGCATTAAACGCGTGATGGATCTGCTCTGGGGTCGCAAGGCAGATCCCGAACTGCTCAAAAGCGCCAGCGAACTTCCACTGCCTTCGAGCTGGACGCATCGCTTCGCGGAGCGCGCACGCGATAGTAGTTCTGTGAGCAATGAGAGTGCTCGCCTCGACGGCCCCGGTACTGCGGCGTGACCCCAATTGTCCGCCTGACTCAAAAGAACCGCCCCTTTTTCAATCCAGTCCGTTTTGCGTTTCCGCATCAGACTGCATTGTGCCAGATGCTCTCAATTGCTCCCTCTTGGAGTATCTTTGCTCCCTCACGGGGTGGAAGTGATGTTTCGAATCCCCTATGCTGATGCGTTGGATCACATTGTCTTATGCCTACACAACTGCAAACTCACTTCACACGCTTCGCCACTCCTCTGCTGCTCGCAGGTCTGCTTTCCGGGTCAGTTCAGGCCCAATCCGAGGATTCGATTCTGGACCTGCAACCCTATGTGGTGCGCTCCGACACCGGACAACCCGTGCTCGAAATCTCGGAGCGCGACTTGCAACAGCGCCAGGCCACCGACCTTGAAGATGCACTCTCACTCGATCCGAGCATCATGGTTGGAGGATCGACCGGAGTCGCCCAGAAAATTTATGTGCGAAATCTGGGCGAAGCCATGATCAATGTCAGTGTGGATGGAGCATCTCAGGCTGGCGCGCTCTTTCACCACACGGGTCGCATTGCGGTCGAACCCGACTTGCTCCGGCAAATTGACGTGCAACCCGGCATCGGAAGTGTTTCAGAAGGCCCCGGAGCTTTGGGCGGTTCCATCCGTTTCCAAACCAAAGATCCCTCTGATCTGCTGCGTCCAGGACAACGCTGGGGTTCCCTGCTCAAATACGGTTATTTTGGAAACACGTCCGGAGATAAAATCAGTCTCAGCGCCTATGGTCAGTTGAACAAACCATGGAGCGTGCTCGCGAGTCACGTACGTTCCGATTATGGCAACATTGAAGATGGAAAGGGCAATGAACTCGTGGGTTCAGGTACAGAGCAAGTTGCCACACTGCTCAAACTGGCAGGTTCGTTCGACAACGGACATTCCATCCGGCTGAGTTTTGAGAATCTTGAAGAAGAAGGCGAAAAACTGCGGCGTCCGGAATGGGCACCCGGTCCGGGAAATCCATTGTTTCCGATGGAATCCGAGCGCCAAACCTACACTGCCAACTACCGTTACGAATCGCCAAATGTGGACTGGCTGGGTCTCGGACTCATGCTCAGTCACACCGAAGCTGACATTTTACAAATCGGCCCATGGGGACCCTACACCGGTCAGATCGAAGGACAGCAGCTCAAGCTCTCCAACACCCAGTCCATCGGTCGCGCAGAACTGCAATATGGATGGGACTATCGCCGCGATGAGGTCACCGCCGGCAGCACCGACTCCCCACACGCCTATTCTGAAACGGGCAAGGTAAACGGCTTGTTTGTCGAGGCAGAGTTACCCCTGTTCGATTCTCTCACCGCCTACGCGGGAGCGCGCTACGACCGCTACGAACTTGAGGACAGCATGGATCAACACTTCAACCACGACGGTTTCAGCCCGAGTCTCGCACTGGTCTATGACCTCACCGACTCACTGGTTCTGCGTCTGAGCGGGGCAAGTGCCTATCGCGGACCCGACATCAACGATGCATTCAAGATTGATTTTGTCAGCAACGACCCAGACATGGAGGCTGAAAAAGCACGCAATTATGAAGCCAGTCTGCTCTACCGAACCGGAGGGTTTTCAGCGGAGCTGGGTGCCTTTCAGCACACCATTGACGATGTCATCACCAATACCCTGCCATGGTCCAGCGTTTATACAAACGCAGGGAAACTCGAAACCGATGGGATCTACGCACGTGTGAGTTATGCCGGCTCCAACTACAATCTCAGCCTGCTCTACAATCACGCGGATACAGAATTGAACGATCAGGTCGCCACCCGATACCAGTATGGATCAGTGGTCTCTTCCATTGGAGATACCTGGGTGCTGGATGCCTCCTGGCAGGTCACTGACGCGATCGCGCTGGGTTGGAATTCCCGCCTCGTGCAGGAAATTGACGGCATTTCGATCCCCGAAGACATCGCCGGGATTCCCAACGCACGCATTCGCAAGCCCGGCTACGATATTCATGATTTCTACCTGAGCTGGGTACCCTCCTTCGAAGAACGCATCACCATCGTTCTCACCGTCAAGAACGTGTTCGACACCCATTATATCAGCCATGGAAGCATCGAAAACATGACGGCAATTCCCGGATTTGAGGCTGTGATTGGTGCAGCGGAACCCGGTCGTGACATTCGTCTGTCCGCTTCCTTCCAGTTCTAGTTTCCCAGCGGAACGCTTGCAGAGGAGCACTTCCTCCGCAGGTTTGAAAATCGAGGTTCACGCCGAACCTCGATTTTATTTTGCTCCCATCCCCACATCGCTCACATGAGAAAAATTCTGCTTTGGATTCACCTGATTTCGGGCGTCAGCTGCGGACTCTTCATTGCCATGATGTGCGCCACTGGCATCGCCATCGCCTTCAAGCAGGACATTCTGAACTGGATCGACCGTCCAGTGACTCATCTTTCCGAAAGCTCCCAAACTGGCGAACGCCACAGTGCTGACGCCGTGCTCGCCTGGCTGGCGCAATACCATGCTGACCTGGAATTCGAATACCTGGAAATTCCGGCTGACCCACTGCGCGCCTACACGGTGTATGATTCGCACTACGACCCTTCTTACATCAACCCGTATGCGCTCGAGCTGATCGAAGCGCCCTCTCACACCGCGCACCACCTGTTGCACACTCTCGAGACATGGCACCGCTTTGCAGGCCTTCAGGGCGAACACTGGTTCGTGGGTCGACTCATCAATGGCACTGCCAATCTGATGTTTGTGGTTCTCTGTCTCACGGGTTTGGTGCTCTGGTTCCCTCGTCGCTGGCGGTGGCGTCTCTTGCGGCAGAATCTGCAGCTCAACTCCAAGGCACGACGCGCGGCGCGCCGACGCAACCAGCATCAGGTCTTTGGTTTCTGGAGTTTTCCCGTGCTGCTGTTGCTCGCCGCCACGGGTGTTGTAATCTCCTTCGAGTGGGCACACAAACTGGTGTTCGTGCTGGCCGGTGAAACCCCATCACAGCACCGCACCTTCCGCATGCTCATGCTCGAACCGCCTGAAGTGGATGCAGAAATAACCCAACACGCTGAACGTCCGCTCTTCCAAACAACACTTCAGTCCGTTGCAGCACAATTTCCCGACTGGACGGCGGTCGAGTTTCAGTTGCCACCTGCTGGGGAGCGAACAAATCCCAAAGAACCACTCACGCTCTACATTCACCGACCGTCCGGGTTTGTGACGAAGGGTCTCGTTTTTGCTCATGCACACCCAGTAACCGGCGAGCTGATGCAGGTCACGCAATGGCACGAGCGCAGTCGCGGCATTCGGGCGCGAGTATGGGTGCGCTTCCTGCACACTGGCGAAGCGTTTGGATTTTTGGGGAAACTCGTTGCATCCCTCGCCTGCACAGCGGGTCTGATACTGGTTTACACCGGATTCGCACTCGCGCTTCAGCGATGGAAGCGTTCCCGTGCACCGT
This window harbors:
- a CDS encoding TonB-dependent receptor, giving the protein MRSRPNSLFCRSHLLVFLLGACVSSPAFANDGDAILTLDAYQVVSTATRTERSLLDLPVKMEVLGADLFFTFNAGDIATALDYLPGARVEANCQNCGTTEVKLLGLGAGYNRLLFDGQPLFSGLAAVYGLEHISTSFIERIEVVKGGASSLYGAGAVAGVINLIPQEPFVNGVDISATFEQVDGASSMLVAGKKDWFAGFRQHAGTVYGDVRKSDAVDLNGDGFTDITEKDYYSVGTHFWVYPTSTGRIRVNYAYTWEERRSGDRFDLAPHETQITEALEHRWHRGGVFWDQELSEHFRYKVGASLSDVERDSYYGGVGSVALPGSAGYDEQEYLAAVEQAKMLYGMTRSERLYLDSLGTLQLPRHTLSFGVQYQRDAVFDEKRNHLGQPLRSDGTVAAFSGEDAIADDVFDNLGVFLQDEWDPSADWTLILGLRSDKHSQLADWVWSPRAAVRLTATEALTLRASVSTGFRAPEIFDEDFHIEILEDPTRVRNGAGLKEERSVSYATGFVWTPAFAENQLQVDLELYRTEISDVFHVPDLVFIDADGLAFKERVNAGGAVVQGTELNMRYRFLPHFSVEAGVALNDARFEEPAEILDGVFERRFTEAPRWTGRLQFSYLNEALLDVFLGVRYTGSMIAVNETEAWVNQATDPFWVMDLSFTKHIALGEGERAAHIDLGFGVRNLWDERQKDLSSGAERDAGYFYGPRSPRSFFVSVRTHF
- a CDS encoding Rrf2 family transcriptional regulator, which translates into the protein MKLSLQSDFALRVLMHAAVRGNVRTTVDEVASAHGISRNHLVKVVHRLGKAGYLHTQKGSGGGFTLAREPGRINVGEVVRLGESDDRVIDCQHRGVSCRLRPSCNLKRVLDEAADMFFRVLERYTLEDLISGKSEQFRTILGDSDDSDAVN
- a CDS encoding putative zinc-binding protein; protein product: MKVSRPETPPDAQPLIYSCSGCSSAAQLANHLAVRMDRLGEAEMSCIAGLGGDVKPLVRTALRAVESGRPIVMIDGCALKCGHHILARHGITADLHWDLGKKKVRKEKHVDFDPSQAKELEIELQQSMQTIKRLSDEPSQV
- a CDS encoding pyridoxamine 5'-phosphate oxidase family protein, with product MNPLKSKFPNTITTPPFSGTARSVIDTSQWFSIATTGAQGPHLAACWTRNILALGYSDQTISIPVWRLQQTERNLTKDPRMQLLFVSSKVVRAAGPGQGLTVSGTGTIHRAGPLFEEARQTLQWIHGVLMLSIHSWNLHLP
- a CDS encoding MOSC domain-containing protein, whose product is MSSHLQSSPVPSQVAPQIHSVQVGRIQPFTRKGTSSAIAKHQIEGRVRVQMLGLSGDEQADKKVHGGPDKAIHAYPLEHYAFWNADLLKDHVLLQKPGAFGENLTTRGLTEQNICIGDRWSIGTVLLEVSQGRQPCWKLDDRFSVKGLCRRVQDTRLTGWYFRVIEPGVLQAGEEITLQARPYPEWSIKRVMDLLWGRKADPELLKSASELPLPSSWTHRFAERARDSSSVSNESARLDGPGTAA
- a CDS encoding PAS domain-containing protein, which encodes MKLIEPAIPEYGLALPEEHPVRIYLEENAHLGRLLDELEPVDPLSDYQLVYNLFNQVACVDIRYTRKENQLFPYLEKRGWYGPSQGMWSFQDENRKLIKQVRRRLESGKLDHLHAEIRTMIAELRRMREIEESRLFPLALEILLPEDWEAMKHGESEIGWMHRTADASSVETAPTPVQALAEGILRMNEGTMTLEQINLMLQFIPFDLTYVDENDRVLFYNRGEDRVFPRSAGVIGREVRFCHPPKSVGTVLEILDAFRAGNKDEAEFWIRFKGRMVHIRYFAIRDAVGTYRGVIEVSQDITDIQKLEGEKRLLDWD
- a CDS encoding TonB-dependent receptor, whose amino-acid sequence is MPTQLQTHFTRFATPLLLAGLLSGSVQAQSEDSILDLQPYVVRSDTGQPVLEISERDLQQRQATDLEDALSLDPSIMVGGSTGVAQKIYVRNLGEAMINVSVDGASQAGALFHHTGRIAVEPDLLRQIDVQPGIGSVSEGPGALGGSIRFQTKDPSDLLRPGQRWGSLLKYGYFGNTSGDKISLSAYGQLNKPWSVLASHVRSDYGNIEDGKGNELVGSGTEQVATLLKLAGSFDNGHSIRLSFENLEEEGEKLRRPEWAPGPGNPLFPMESERQTYTANYRYESPNVDWLGLGLMLSHTEADILQIGPWGPYTGQIEGQQLKLSNTQSIGRAELQYGWDYRRDEVTAGSTDSPHAYSETGKVNGLFVEAELPLFDSLTAYAGARYDRYELEDSMDQHFNHDGFSPSLALVYDLTDSLVLRLSGASAYRGPDINDAFKIDFVSNDPDMEAEKARNYEASLLYRTGGFSAELGAFQHTIDDVITNTLPWSSVYTNAGKLETDGIYARVSYAGSNYNLSLLYNHADTELNDQVATRYQYGSVVSSIGDTWVLDASWQVTDAIALGWNSRLVQEIDGISIPEDIAGIPNARIRKPGYDIHDFYLSWVPSFEERITIVLTVKNVFDTHYISHGSIENMTAIPGFEAVIGAAEPGRDIRLSASFQF
- the ric gene encoding iron-sulfur cluster repair di-iron protein yields the protein MSEINEQSTVAAWVRAMPIRAGIFENLGIDYCCGGKKPLADVCARKGLDVKTVVSMLKALDAVSDSEGIDVEQLSLRELCDHIERQHHDWLRQELPRLDFMTEKVARVHGDSEPRLVEIRKVFESFGPDLVEHTVEEESSVFPLIRKLESNPGEAKIIAENLRSAIQKLEAEHDQAGSALERFSELTDRYQPPEWACNTFRALYDTLERLERNMHQHVHKENNILFPAALAMAANR
- a CDS encoding PepSY-associated TM helix domain-containing protein encodes the protein MRKILLWIHLISGVSCGLFIAMMCATGIAIAFKQDILNWIDRPVTHLSESSQTGERHSADAVLAWLAQYHADLEFEYLEIPADPLRAYTVYDSHYDPSYINPYALELIEAPSHTAHHLLHTLETWHRFAGLQGEHWFVGRLINGTANLMFVVLCLTGLVLWFPRRWRWRLLRQNLQLNSKARRAARRRNQHQVFGFWSFPVLLLLAATGVVISFEWAHKLVFVLAGETPSQHRTFRMLMLEPPEVDAEITQHAERPLFQTTLQSVAAQFPDWTAVEFQLPPAGERTNPKEPLTLYIHRPSGFVTKGLVFAHAHPVTGELMQVTQWHERSRGIRARVWVRFLHTGEAFGFLGKLVASLACTAGLILVYTGFALALQRWKRSRAP